A stretch of Crossiella cryophila DNA encodes these proteins:
- a CDS encoding GNAT family N-acetyltransferase, with amino-acid sequence MLKLAGARLLEERDLRAVRAALDADPVAACMVASRVEIAGCDPWRLGGELWGFGGRLDGLCFSGANLVPLAGDLPAIKAFADRALRRRRGCSSLVGPAEQVMPLWEELNPEWGPAREVREDQPLMAMADAPVIAPDPLVRPVRPDELDRYLPAAVAMFIEEVGIDPRADDGGVSYRARVAELVASGRAFARFEDGEVVFKAEIGAMSARVGQIQGVWVHPDKRGRGLGTTGTAAVADRLVRGLGRVASLYVNAYNAPARAAYQRIGFNQVGQFSTILF; translated from the coding sequence GTGCTGAAGCTTGCCGGGGCTCGGCTGCTCGAGGAACGCGACCTGCGAGCGGTACGTGCTGCCCTCGACGCCGACCCCGTGGCAGCGTGCATGGTCGCCTCCCGGGTCGAGATCGCCGGTTGCGATCCCTGGCGGCTGGGCGGTGAACTCTGGGGCTTCGGCGGCAGGCTGGACGGCCTCTGCTTCTCCGGCGCCAACCTGGTGCCGCTGGCCGGTGACTTACCCGCGATCAAGGCCTTCGCCGACCGCGCGCTGCGCCGTCGCCGCGGCTGCTCCTCGCTGGTCGGACCGGCCGAGCAGGTCATGCCGCTGTGGGAGGAACTGAACCCGGAGTGGGGCCCGGCCCGCGAGGTGCGCGAGGACCAGCCGCTGATGGCCATGGCCGACGCCCCGGTGATCGCGCCCGACCCGCTGGTCCGCCCGGTCCGCCCGGATGAGCTGGACCGCTACCTGCCGGCCGCGGTGGCCATGTTCATCGAAGAGGTCGGCATCGACCCCCGCGCCGACGACGGCGGGGTGAGCTACCGGGCCAGGGTCGCCGAACTGGTCGCCAGTGGGCGCGCGTTCGCCCGGTTCGAGGACGGCGAGGTCGTGTTCAAGGCCGAGATCGGCGCCATGTCCGCGCGGGTCGGCCAGATCCAGGGCGTCTGGGTGCATCCGGACAAGCGCGGCAGGGGACTGGGCACCACCGGCACCGCCGCGGTGGCCGATCGGCTGGTCCGCGGCCTCGGCCGGGTGGCCAGCCTGTACGTCAACGCCTACAACGCGCCGGCCCGTGCGGCCTACCAGCGGATCGGCTTCAACCAGGTCGGGCAGTTCAGCACGATCCTGTTCTGA
- the ispG gene encoding flavodoxin-dependent (E)-4-hydroxy-3-methylbut-2-enyl-diphosphate synthase — protein MTVDGVMLGIPAMPPPVLTERRKTRQLQVGKVGVGSDHPVSIQSMTTTLTSDVNSTLQQIAELTAAGCDIVRVACPSQDDAEALPAIAKKSGIPVIADIHFQPKYVFAAIDAGCAAVRVNPGNIKKFDDKVGDIAKAAKDAGIPIRIGVNAGSLDPRLLEKYGKATPEALVESALWEASLFAEHDYHDIKISVKHNDPVVMVRAYELLAEQCDYPLHLGVTEAGPAFQGTIKSAVAFGALLSRGIGDTIRVSLSAPPVEEIKVGTQILQSLNLRPRKLEIVSCPSCGRAQVDVYTLAEQVTAGLEGMEVPLRVAVMGCVVNGPGEAREADLGVASGNGKGQIFVKGKVIKTVPESQIVETLIEEAMRIAEDMEPVEGAAPVVTAAG, from the coding sequence ATGACCGTTGACGGTGTCATGCTCGGCATTCCGGCGATGCCTCCGCCTGTGCTGACCGAGCGCCGCAAGACCCGTCAGCTCCAGGTGGGCAAGGTGGGTGTGGGTTCCGACCACCCCGTGTCCATCCAGTCCATGACCACCACGCTGACCTCTGACGTCAACTCGACCCTGCAGCAGATCGCCGAGCTGACCGCCGCTGGCTGTGACATCGTGCGGGTCGCCTGCCCGTCACAGGACGACGCGGAGGCGCTCCCGGCCATCGCGAAGAAGTCCGGTATTCCGGTGATCGCGGATATCCATTTCCAGCCGAAGTACGTATTCGCCGCCATTGACGCCGGCTGCGCCGCGGTCCGGGTCAATCCGGGCAACATCAAGAAGTTCGACGACAAGGTCGGGGACATCGCCAAGGCGGCAAAGGACGCGGGCATCCCGATCCGGATCGGCGTCAACGCCGGGTCGCTGGACCCGCGCCTGCTGGAGAAGTACGGCAAGGCCACGCCTGAGGCGCTGGTCGAGTCGGCCCTCTGGGAGGCCTCGCTGTTCGCCGAGCACGACTACCACGACATCAAGATCTCGGTGAAGCACAACGACCCGGTCGTCATGGTCCGGGCCTACGAGCTGCTGGCCGAGCAGTGCGACTACCCGCTGCACCTGGGCGTCACCGAGGCGGGCCCCGCCTTCCAGGGCACCATCAAGTCCGCGGTGGCCTTCGGCGCGCTGCTCTCCCGCGGCATCGGCGACACCATCCGGGTCTCGCTCTCCGCCCCGCCGGTGGAGGAGATCAAGGTCGGCACCCAGATCCTGCAGTCGCTCAACCTGCGCCCGCGCAAGCTGGAGATCGTCTCCTGCCCCTCCTGCGGTCGCGCCCAGGTGGACGTCTACACCCTGGCCGAGCAGGTCACCGCCGGTCTGGAGGGCATGGAGGTGCCGCTGCGGGTGGCGGTCATGGGCTGTGTCGTGAACGGCCCCGGCGAGGCCCGCGAGGCCGACCTGGGTGTCGCCTCCGGTAACGGCAAGGGCCAGATCTTCGTCAAGGGCAAGGTCATCAAGACCGTGCCGGAGTCGCAGATCGTGGAGACCCTGATCGAGGAGGCCATGCGGATCGCCGAGGACATGGAGCCCGTCGAGGGCGCCGCGCCCGTGGTGACCGCCGCCGGCTGA
- a CDS encoding M50 family metallopeptidase, with amino-acid sequence MMFVLGVLILVFGILFSIAWHELGHLSTAKLFGVKVTQYMVGFGRTLWSKKVGETEYGIKALPFGGYIRMIGMLPPLGGGKLGRSRSTGMFSSMVDDARSASAEEVRPEDGDRQFYQRKPWKRIIVMFAGPFMNLILAAVLFSIALMGFGKLTQTTTVASVSKCVVPATQQTQDCPAGAPAAPAGAAGFQAGDKILGFNGKPAESWDSVRLDIRAAAGKEVDVVVERGGQQVTLKPKLIATEMPDLDDPKKNVTVGFLGLSPTAEVRTMGVVGVVHEIGGLLGKAATAIVQLPQRVPALVSAVFGGERDRNSPVGIVGVARIGGEIAAADIPASLRISAMINILAALNLSLFLFNMLPMLPLDGGHIAGALYESVRRGVAKLRRRPDPGPFDVAKLMPLAYAVSLVIIAYGALVLVADIINPVRLG; translated from the coding sequence ATGATGTTCGTGCTGGGCGTCCTGATCCTGGTGTTCGGGATCCTGTTCTCCATCGCCTGGCACGAGCTGGGCCACCTCAGCACGGCCAAGCTGTTCGGCGTCAAGGTCACCCAGTACATGGTGGGCTTCGGTCGCACGCTGTGGTCGAAGAAGGTCGGCGAGACCGAGTACGGCATCAAGGCGCTGCCCTTCGGCGGCTACATCCGCATGATCGGGATGTTGCCGCCGCTGGGTGGCGGCAAGCTGGGGCGCAGCCGCAGCACCGGCATGTTCTCCTCGATGGTCGACGACGCGCGCAGCGCCTCGGCCGAGGAGGTCCGCCCCGAGGACGGTGACCGCCAGTTCTACCAGCGGAAACCGTGGAAGCGGATCATCGTCATGTTCGCCGGCCCGTTCATGAACCTGATCCTGGCCGCGGTGCTGTTCTCCATCGCGCTGATGGGCTTCGGCAAGCTGACCCAGACCACCACGGTGGCCAGCGTGAGCAAGTGCGTGGTGCCGGCCACCCAGCAGACCCAGGACTGCCCGGCGGGCGCCCCGGCCGCACCGGCCGGCGCGGCCGGTTTCCAGGCTGGCGACAAGATCCTCGGCTTCAACGGCAAGCCCGCGGAGAGCTGGGACTCGGTCCGGCTGGACATCCGGGCCGCGGCGGGCAAAGAGGTCGACGTCGTGGTCGAGCGGGGCGGGCAGCAGGTCACGCTCAAGCCCAAACTGATCGCCACCGAGATGCCCGACCTGGACGATCCGAAGAAGAACGTCACCGTCGGCTTCCTCGGCCTCTCACCCACCGCCGAGGTGCGCACCATGGGCGTGGTGGGCGTGGTGCACGAGATCGGCGGGCTGCTCGGCAAGGCGGCCACCGCCATCGTGCAGCTGCCGCAGCGGGTCCCGGCCCTGGTCAGCGCGGTCTTCGGCGGTGAGCGGGACCGCAACTCCCCGGTCGGCATCGTCGGCGTGGCCCGCATCGGCGGCGAGATCGCGGCCGCCGACATCCCGGCCAGCCTGCGGATCAGCGCAATGATCAACATCCTGGCCGCGCTGAACCTGTCCCTGTTCCTGTTCAACATGCTGCCGATGCTCCCGCTGGACGGCGGCCACATCGCGGGCGCGCTGTACGAGTCCGTCCGCCGCGGCGTGGCCAAGCTCCGCCGACGCCCGGACCCCGGCCCCTTCGACGTCGCCAAGCTGATGCCGCTGGCCTACGCCGTCTCCCTGGTGATCATCGCCTACGGCGCCCTGGTCCTGGTCGCCGACATCATCAACCCGGTCCGCCTCGGCTGA
- the dxr gene encoding 1-deoxy-D-xylulose-5-phosphate reductoisomerase: protein MPTSESQRSVILLGSTGSIGTQTLDVIRRHPDRFRVAGLAAGGSDAATVAAQALEFDVPVVALARATSVEDLQLALYAEAQQRGFERGELRLPRILAGPGSMVELIKGNPADVVLNAMPGSQGLAPTLAALESGAVLALANKESLVAGGPLVTKLAKPGQIVPVDSEHSALAQCLRGGRASEVAKLVLTASGGPFRGRTREQMAQVTLEQAMAHPNWSMGPVITINSATMINKGLELIEAQLLYGVPYDQIDVVVHPQSIVHSMVTFSDGSTLAQASPPDMRLPIALSLAWPDRLTDVAPACDFSLAQSWTFEPVDDSAFPAVALARAAGTAGGCMPALYNAANEEAVAAFRAGGLGFLDIVDTVARVVDEGNQWSAEPSTVDEVLAAEDWARTRAKELLGVPAKAE from the coding sequence ATGCCCACTTCCGAGTCACAGCGTTCCGTCATTCTGCTCGGCTCGACCGGGTCGATCGGCACCCAGACGCTGGATGTCATCCGTCGGCACCCGGACCGTTTCCGGGTGGCCGGGCTCGCCGCGGGTGGCAGCGACGCCGCCACGGTGGCCGCGCAGGCGCTGGAGTTCGACGTGCCCGTGGTCGCGCTGGCGCGGGCGACCTCCGTGGAGGACCTGCAGCTCGCGCTGTACGCCGAGGCGCAGCAGCGCGGGTTCGAGCGCGGTGAGCTGCGGCTGCCGCGGATCCTGGCCGGGCCGGGCTCGATGGTCGAGCTGATCAAGGGCAACCCGGCGGACGTGGTGCTCAACGCGATGCCCGGCTCGCAGGGCCTGGCCCCGACGCTGGCCGCGCTGGAAAGCGGCGCCGTGCTCGCGCTGGCGAACAAGGAATCGCTGGTCGCGGGCGGTCCGCTGGTCACCAAGCTGGCCAAGCCGGGGCAGATCGTGCCGGTGGACTCCGAGCACTCCGCACTCGCCCAGTGCCTGCGTGGCGGGCGGGCCAGCGAGGTCGCCAAGCTGGTGCTGACCGCCTCCGGCGGCCCCTTCCGCGGGCGCACCAGGGAGCAGATGGCCCAGGTCACGTTGGAACAGGCGATGGCGCACCCGAACTGGTCGATGGGCCCGGTGATCACCATCAACTCGGCCACCATGATCAACAAGGGGCTGGAGCTGATCGAGGCCCAGCTGCTCTACGGCGTGCCCTATGACCAGATCGACGTGGTGGTGCACCCGCAGTCCATCGTGCACTCGATGGTCACCTTCAGTGACGGCTCCACGCTGGCCCAGGCCAGCCCGCCGGACATGCGGCTGCCCATCGCGCTGTCGCTGGCCTGGCCGGACCGGCTCACCGACGTGGCCCCGGCCTGCGATTTCAGCCTCGCCCAGTCCTGGACCTTCGAGCCGGTGGACGACTCCGCGTTCCCCGCGGTCGCGCTGGCCAGGGCGGCGGGCACGGCCGGTGGCTGCATGCCCGCGCTGTACAACGCGGCCAACGAGGAGGCGGTCGCCGCCTTCCGCGCCGGTGGCCTCGGCTTTCTGGACATTGTGGACACGGTGGCCCGGGTTGTGGATGAGGGCAACCAGTGGTCCGCCGAACCGTCTACCGTTGACGAGGTGCTGGCAGCCGAGGACTGGGCCCGGACCCGGGCGAAGGAACTCCTCGGCGTGCCGGCCAAGGCCGAGTAA
- a CDS encoding GlsB/YeaQ/YmgE family stress response membrane protein, which produces MGILGWIVVGLIAGALAKAIMPGNDPGGILVTMLIGIVGGVIGGFVGRLIFNTDTGSFFNLRTWLLSILGAVIVLAIYRVVVGKKTAA; this is translated from the coding sequence GTGGGTATCCTCGGGTGGATCGTGGTCGGTCTCATCGCAGGTGCGCTGGCCAAGGCCATCATGCCCGGCAACGACCCCGGCGGAATCCTGGTCACGATGCTGATCGGCATCGTCGGCGGAGTCATCGGCGGCTTCGTCGGCCGGCTCATCTTCAACACCGACACCGGCTCGTTCTTCAATCTCCGCACCTGGCTGCTCTCGATCCTGGGCGCGGTGATCGTGCTCGCGATCTACCGGGTCGTCGTCGGGAAGAAAACAGCGGCCTAG
- a CDS encoding SDR family NAD(P)-dependent oxidoreductase encodes MTGAASGIGRAIATALVLRGDTVVVTDLNGDKAKEVAERLTGHGPGQASAAQLDVTDAAAVGQVVHAARAEHGKLDLMINNAGVIIAGAVEDLGLEHWDLAVNVNLRGVIHGVHAAYPIMLEQGSGHIVNMASVAGLAPFPMIAPYAATKHAVVGLSKTLRAEAAARGVRVTVVCPGMTNTGFTPNPGLPPVPSAQRITALESKGPAFQPEQLANAVLHGIDRNKAVVIAPGSAHLVSGLYRHFPRLADRAGQWLAKAAAQRGVIKS; translated from the coding sequence GTGACCGGCGCGGCGTCCGGCATCGGACGGGCGATCGCGACGGCACTGGTCCTGCGCGGCGACACGGTCGTGGTCACGGACCTCAACGGGGACAAGGCGAAAGAGGTGGCCGAGCGGCTCACCGGGCACGGGCCGGGACAGGCGAGCGCGGCCCAGCTCGACGTCACCGACGCCGCCGCGGTCGGTCAGGTGGTGCACGCGGCGCGCGCCGAGCACGGCAAGCTCGACCTGATGATCAACAACGCCGGGGTGATCATCGCGGGCGCGGTGGAGGACCTCGGTCTTGAGCACTGGGACCTCGCGGTGAACGTCAACCTGCGCGGGGTCATCCACGGCGTGCACGCGGCCTACCCGATCATGCTGGAGCAGGGGTCCGGGCACATCGTGAACATGGCCTCGGTGGCCGGGCTGGCCCCGTTCCCGATGATCGCGCCGTACGCGGCCACCAAGCACGCGGTGGTCGGGCTGAGCAAGACGCTGCGTGCCGAGGCGGCCGCTCGCGGGGTCAGGGTCACCGTGGTCTGCCCCGGCATGACCAACACCGGCTTCACCCCCAATCCCGGCCTGCCGCCGGTGCCCAGCGCGCAGCGGATCACCGCCCTGGAGAGCAAGGGACCGGCCTTCCAGCCCGAGCAGCTGGCCAATGCCGTGCTGCACGGCATCGACCGGAACAAGGCCGTGGTCATCGCCCCTGGCAGCGCGCACCTGGTCAGCGGGCTCTACCGGCACTTCCCCCGGCTGGCCGACCGGGCCGGGCAGTGGCTGGCCAAGGCGGCCGCGCAGCGCGGAGTGATCAAGTCCTGA
- a CDS encoding immune inhibitor A domain-containing protein, protein MHRRMTVGLAVVALLGAAAPWSATAAPAADTKTKTVNEVEAEHEMPNPLEDKRRALRTEALTQVLSGEAKTEKRGSSTVVKLGDAPKQQPQVNGQERAAKSVESPRVDQFVELAREKTDKIFVILTEFGNDRHPQYPDQDTHAATPGPARFDGPLHNEIPAPNRGQDNATIWQPDYSKDHFQKMYFGTGENVESLKTFYERQSSGRYSVDGLVTDWVKVKYNEARYGRSNGFPCPGSTCNNTWELVKDGVNQWAADRKAAGETTEQIKAKLAEYDTWDRYDYDADGDFNEPDGYLDHFQIVHSGGDQADGDPHQGEDAIWSHRWYAYNTSSGQTGPGFNKRGGAQIGDTGIWVGDYTIQPENGGLGVFAHEYGHDLGLPDHYDTAGPGGASENGVNWWSLMGQSRVSPANEGIGTRAADLSAWDKLQLGWLDYETVVAGQDKQLDLGPHEYNSDKAQGVVVVLPDKQKTSQLGAPFAGANQWWSGQGDDVDNTLTREVDLTGKAAATLSLKARYDIEVDFDYVYAQYSTDNGANWTALDGTLDGKAFPKDAADKPAITDTSGGKWVDTQIPLTPIAGKKALVRFRYITDGGVAPIGFFADDLKIVADGQTVFTDGAESGNNGWTLKGFRTTTGTETKTFDHFYVATNRTYASFDKYMQVGPYNYGWPARPRWAERFPYQDGLLISYWDTSQVDNNTSAHPGEGLILPIDANPDPIYNLEGQAWRPRIAGYDAPFSLQKSDSFTLHVNGKSSYVRGQSAKPLFDDTKPYWSAAQPTAGVKVPGAGVGIRVLQQDGTSMKIRVFSTK, encoded by the coding sequence GTGCACAGAAGAATGACCGTCGGGCTGGCCGTGGTGGCTTTGCTCGGCGCGGCGGCGCCTTGGTCCGCCACCGCGGCACCGGCCGCGGACACCAAGACCAAAACCGTGAACGAGGTTGAGGCAGAGCACGAGATGCCCAACCCGCTGGAGGACAAGCGGCGGGCACTGCGCACCGAGGCGCTCACGCAGGTCCTCTCCGGCGAGGCCAAGACCGAGAAGCGCGGCTCCTCGACCGTGGTCAAGCTTGGCGACGCGCCCAAGCAGCAGCCGCAGGTCAACGGCCAGGAGCGGGCGGCCAAGTCGGTCGAGTCCCCCCGGGTCGACCAGTTCGTGGAGCTGGCCAGGGAGAAGACCGACAAGATCTTCGTCATCCTGACCGAGTTCGGCAACGACCGGCACCCGCAGTACCCCGACCAGGACACCCACGCGGCGACTCCTGGCCCGGCCCGCTTCGACGGTCCGCTGCACAACGAGATCCCGGCCCCCAACCGCGGCCAGGACAACGCGACCATCTGGCAGCCGGACTACTCCAAGGACCACTTCCAGAAGATGTACTTCGGCACCGGCGAGAACGTCGAGTCGCTGAAGACCTTCTACGAGCGCCAGTCCTCCGGCCGGTACTCGGTCGACGGCCTGGTCACCGACTGGGTCAAGGTCAAGTACAACGAGGCGCGCTACGGCCGCTCCAACGGTTTCCCGTGCCCGGGTAGCACCTGCAACAACACCTGGGAACTGGTCAAGGACGGCGTGAACCAGTGGGCCGCCGACCGCAAGGCCGCCGGTGAGACCACCGAGCAGATCAAGGCCAAGCTGGCCGAGTACGACACCTGGGACCGGTACGACTACGACGCCGACGGCGACTTCAACGAGCCCGACGGCTACCTGGACCACTTCCAGATCGTGCACTCCGGCGGCGACCAGGCCGACGGCGACCCGCACCAGGGCGAGGACGCGATCTGGTCCCACCGCTGGTACGCCTACAACACCAGCTCCGGCCAGACCGGCCCCGGCTTCAACAAGCGTGGCGGCGCCCAGATCGGTGACACCGGCATCTGGGTCGGCGACTACACCATCCAGCCGGAGAACGGCGGACTCGGCGTGTTCGCGCACGAGTACGGCCACGACCTCGGCCTGCCGGACCACTACGACACCGCCGGACCGGGCGGGGCGTCGGAGAACGGCGTCAACTGGTGGTCGCTGATGGGCCAGAGCCGGGTCTCCCCGGCCAACGAGGGCATCGGCACCCGCGCGGCCGACCTGTCCGCCTGGGACAAGCTGCAGCTGGGCTGGCTGGACTACGAGACCGTGGTCGCGGGCCAGGACAAGCAGCTGGACCTCGGTCCGCACGAGTACAACAGCGACAAGGCACAGGGTGTCGTGGTCGTGCTGCCGGACAAGCAGAAGACCAGCCAGCTGGGCGCGCCCTTCGCCGGCGCCAACCAGTGGTGGAGTGGCCAGGGCGATGACGTCGACAACACCCTGACCAGGGAGGTCGACCTCACCGGCAAGGCCGCGGCGACGCTGAGCCTCAAGGCGCGCTACGACATCGAGGTCGACTTCGACTACGTCTACGCGCAGTACTCCACCGACAACGGGGCCAACTGGACCGCGCTGGACGGCACGCTGGACGGCAAGGCGTTCCCCAAGGACGCCGCGGACAAGCCGGCCATCACCGACACCAGCGGTGGCAAGTGGGTCGACACCCAGATCCCGCTGACCCCCATCGCCGGCAAGAAGGCGCTGGTCCGCTTCCGCTACATCACCGATGGCGGCGTGGCCCCGATCGGCTTCTTCGCCGACGACCTCAAGATCGTCGCCGACGGCCAGACGGTGTTCACCGACGGCGCGGAGAGCGGCAACAACGGGTGGACGCTCAAGGGCTTCCGCACCACCACCGGCACGGAGACCAAGACCTTCGACCACTTCTACGTGGCCACGAACCGGACTTACGCCTCCTTCGACAAGTACATGCAGGTGGGCCCGTACAACTACGGCTGGCCGGCCCGTCCGCGCTGGGCGGAGCGGTTCCCGTACCAGGACGGTCTGCTGATCTCCTACTGGGACACCTCGCAGGTGGACAACAACACCAGCGCGCACCCCGGTGAGGGCCTGATCCTGCCGATCGACGCCAACCCCGACCCGATCTACAACCTCGAGGGTCAGGCCTGGCGGCCGCGCATCGCGGGCTATGACGCACCGTTCTCGCTGCAGAAGTCCGACTCGTTCACGCTGCACGTGAACGGCAAGTCGAGCTACGTGCGGGGGCAGTCCGCCAAGCCGCTGTTCGACGACACCAAGCCCTACTGGTCGGCCGCACAGCCGACCGCGGGCGTGAAGGTGCCGGGCGCGGGCGTCGGCATCCGGGTGCTCCAGCAGGACGGCACCTCGATGAAGATCCGCGTGTTCAGCACCAAGTGA
- a CDS encoding MFS transporter: MTDLSDRAGVRQWLGLAVLVLPALLVAMDLSVLLFAVPFLSAELQPSGGQLLWIMDVYGFLLAGLLVTMGTLGDRIGRRKLLLAGGVLFGLASVLAANATSPELLIAARALLGVGGATLAPSTLALIRAMFADPAQRATAVSVWTAAFAGGAVLGPVLGGLLLENFHWGTAFLVNVPAMALLVLLGPVLLPESRDPAPGRFDLVSALLSLLAMLPAIYGIKRIAADGLSWLPVTAILLGLAFGLWFLRRQRRPDPLLDLDLFRVPGFGVAILAATLTLFAIGGITLFTAQYLQTVLGYRPFIAALWGLPVFAGMAIGTAFGPALARRYRPGLVIAAGLVVGAAGLLLLTTVGADRSGLLAVVAGMTVTATGLGLVTALANDLVLAAAPPGRAGAASALSETGTELGGALGMAVLGSIGIGLVYRGEITGALPPGLPATAAEAAMATPAGAVAVAEGLTGPAGPALAEAARLAFVSGMHVTAAVAAAVLLAAAGLCAIGRKTGVHQPDRVNTQ; the protein is encoded by the coding sequence ATGACCGATTTGTCTGACCGCGCGGGGGTGCGGCAGTGGCTGGGCCTGGCGGTGCTGGTGCTTCCGGCCCTGCTGGTGGCCATGGACCTGTCCGTACTGCTGTTCGCGGTGCCGTTCCTGTCCGCCGAACTTCAGCCGTCCGGGGGACAGCTGCTCTGGATCATGGACGTCTACGGCTTCCTGCTGGCCGGCCTGCTGGTGACCATGGGCACCCTGGGCGACCGCATCGGACGCCGGAAGTTGCTGCTGGCCGGGGGAGTGCTCTTCGGGCTGGCCTCGGTGCTGGCCGCGAACGCCACCAGCCCGGAACTGCTGATCGCCGCCAGGGCGCTGCTCGGCGTCGGCGGCGCCACCCTGGCCCCGTCCACCCTCGCGCTGATCCGCGCGATGTTCGCCGACCCGGCCCAGCGGGCCACCGCGGTCTCGGTCTGGACCGCGGCCTTCGCCGGTGGCGCGGTGCTCGGGCCGGTGCTCGGCGGGCTGCTGCTGGAGAACTTCCACTGGGGGACCGCGTTCCTGGTCAACGTGCCCGCGATGGCCTTGCTGGTACTGCTCGGCCCGGTGCTGCTGCCCGAGTCCCGCGACCCCGCACCCGGCCGGTTCGACCTGGTCAGCGCGCTGCTCTCACTGCTGGCCATGCTGCCGGCGATCTACGGGATCAAGCGGATCGCCGCCGACGGCCTGAGCTGGCTCCCGGTCACCGCGATCCTGCTCGGCCTGGCTTTCGGGCTGTGGTTCCTGCGCCGCCAGCGCCGCCCTGACCCGCTGCTGGACCTAGACCTGTTCCGCGTCCCCGGCTTCGGCGTGGCCATCCTGGCCGCCACGTTGACCCTGTTCGCCATCGGCGGCATCACCCTGTTCACCGCCCAGTACCTGCAGACCGTGCTCGGCTACCGGCCCTTCATCGCCGCGCTCTGGGGCCTGCCGGTGTTCGCGGGCATGGCCATCGGCACCGCGTTCGGCCCGGCGCTGGCCCGGCGGTACCGCCCCGGCCTGGTCATCGCGGCCGGGCTGGTGGTCGGCGCGGCCGGTCTGCTCCTGCTGACCACGGTGGGCGCCGACCGCTCCGGACTGCTGGCCGTGGTGGCCGGGATGACCGTGACCGCCACCGGCCTCGGCCTGGTCACCGCGCTGGCCAACGACCTGGTGCTGGCCGCCGCCCCGCCAGGGCGCGCGGGTGCGGCCTCGGCGCTCTCGGAGACCGGCACCGAACTGGGTGGCGCGCTGGGCATGGCCGTGCTGGGCAGCATCGGCATCGGGCTGGTCTACCGCGGTGAGATCACCGGCGCGCTGCCGCCCGGACTGCCCGCCACCGCGGCCGAGGCGGCCATGGCCACCCCGGCGGGCGCGGTCGCGGTGGCCGAGGGACTGACCGGGCCTGCCGGGCCCGCGCTCGCCGAGGCCGCCCGCCTGGCCTTCGTCAGCGGAATGCACGTCACCGCGGCGGTGGCCGCCGCGGTGTTGCTGGCCGCCGCCGGGCTGTGCGCGATCGGGCGGAAAACTGGAGTTCACCAGCCCGATCGGGTGAACACCCAGTAG
- a CDS encoding TetR/AcrR family transcriptional regulator produces MGHREDLLAGAKRCLLERGYTRTTARDIVAASGTNLASIGYHFGSKEALLTQALIEALTETTAEVERAMPVPPEAPVMQRLEATWQQVITSSTEQPELWRATLEAFLVGVRHPQVMEVLKGLYEAQRQEFIAEFNGIPLTEVEQGDADTLGSLLLAIAAGLTLQTMVDPTRAPRSADLAVGLRKLATALEADAQT; encoded by the coding sequence GTGGGACACCGTGAAGATCTGTTGGCCGGGGCCAAGCGCTGCCTGCTGGAGCGCGGCTACACGCGCACCACCGCGCGGGACATCGTCGCCGCCTCCGGGACCAACCTCGCCAGCATCGGGTACCACTTCGGCTCCAAGGAGGCACTGCTGACCCAGGCCCTGATCGAGGCACTCACCGAAACCACCGCCGAGGTGGAACGAGCCATGCCGGTCCCCCCGGAGGCCCCCGTGATGCAACGCCTGGAGGCCACCTGGCAGCAGGTGATCACCTCGTCCACCGAACAACCGGAACTGTGGCGGGCCACCCTGGAGGCGTTCCTGGTCGGCGTCCGCCATCCGCAGGTGATGGAGGTGCTCAAGGGGCTCTACGAGGCGCAGCGCCAGGAGTTCATCGCCGAGTTCAACGGGATTCCGCTGACGGAGGTGGAACAGGGGGACGCGGACACCCTGGGTTCACTGCTGCTGGCCATCGCGGCCGGACTCACCTTGCAGACGATGGTGGATCCGACCCGCGCCCCTCGCTCGGCGGATCTGGCGGTAGGTCTACGCAAACTCGCCACCGCCCTGGAAGCCGACGCCCAGACCTGA